In Ruminiclostridium josui JCM 17888, the genomic window GGAGGATTTGGCTCAACAGGAATTTCAAAGTAGGTTTTTATATTTAAAAGGAGGCTGTTTTATTAAAGTTAATGGTAATATACAATCAATAAAGGACAGTGTGCTTCAGGAATTAGATAACTTATATGATAAAAAGTACGGTTCAAGGGACTTAGTGCCGGAGGAACTTGCCGTGACTATTGCCAGAATATCAGCGGAAATAAACCGGGAAATTTCCGTGCTTATTAACAGAAGGGGAGTTGTAGCAGACATAAGTATTGGTGACAGCGGAACCGTTACTTTGCCACAGGTAGACGGCAGACGAGGAACAGCGAGACTGTCTGCTATAAGATGTATTCATACCCACCCAAGTGGAGGGGGAATTTTGTCTCAGGTAGACGTAAGCACACTACAGAAGTTGAGACTGGATACCATGATAGCCATAGGCATTGTGGACGGACAGCCATCGGAGATTTATACGGGCTGTCTTAACCATGAGGAAGGTGTCGACATATATGGGCCATTTAACATAGGTGATACACGCCTTAACTATATATACAGAATTATTGAAGAGTTGGATGCATCTGCAAAGAATGAGATTCATGAAAATGAAGAAAAGTCAGAGACTGCAATACTTGTAGGCCTGGAAACTTCTCATAGCAGGCTAGAAAATATAGATTTAAAGGATGCCCAGGAATCTCTGGAAGAACTTGAGGAATTGGCAAAAACAGCAGGAGCAGTAGTTATAGACAAGGTATTGCAAAAAAGGCAGACTGAAGACTCAGCTTATTACATCGGAAAGGGAAAGATAGAAGAGCTTTCTTTGATATGTCAGGCAAGGGATGTTCAACTACTGATATTTGATGATGAACTTTCAGGGGCACAAATAAGGAATATTGAGGAAATAACTAAAGTCAGAGTTGTTGACAGAACAGCTTTGATACTTGATATATTCGCGCAAAGGGCTGTTTCAAAGGAAGGTAAGTTGCAAGTAGAGTTGGCACAGCTTAAATACAAACTTCCAAGACTTATGGGTATGGGAACTCAGCTTTCAAGGCTTGGAGGAGGTATAGGAACCCGAGGCCCCGGTGAAAAAAAGCTTGAGGTAGACAGAAGGCATATACGCCGGAGAATAACAGGCCTGGAGCAGGAATTGAAGCAGTTGGAAAAGAGAAGACAGTTTTTGCGCAGCAACAGAAGCAACAATAATACTCCTGTAATAGCAATTGTGGGGTATACTAACGCTGGTAAATCAACATTGATGAACAGGATGTGCGGTTCTTCGGTACTTGCTGAAGACAAGCTTTTTGCAACCCTTGACCCATCTGCCAGACAGCTTACATTGAGCGACGGAAGGGAAGCAGTACTTATTGATACGGTTGGTTTTATTAGGAAACTGCCTCATGATTTAATTGAAGCTTTTAAATCAACATTAGAAGAGGCGGTTCATGCGGATATGCTTTTGCATGTAGTAGATGCTTCAAACGAAAACGTTTCAATGCAAATATCTGTTGTAGAAAAACTCCTTGAAGAACTAGGAGCTTCAACCAAAAACACCATACTGGTACTTAACAAACAGGATTTAGTAAAGGATGGCAGGAGAATCAGTACTGTAGGCTATTCAGCAGTCTGCGAAATATCGGCTGCTACTGGATATGGCATAGAACAGCTTTTGGAAAAGATAACTGAAGGTTTTATGCATCAACTTAAAGAGGTAAACCTTCTAGTGCCGTATAATGACGGATGGGTTATGCCGTATATTTACCAAAATGGACAGATAATTAATCAGGAATATGAGGAAGGCGGGATAAAGGTAAAGGCCTTGGTCAAAATAGAAAAAGTGGGCAGGCTCGCGGATTTTATAGTTGTATAAATTCACCAGTTAGAGTATTATAATATTAAGAGATAACTTAATAAAAAACTAATTCTATCAGAAAGGGGTTTTGATTATGCTGGTTAGAAACTGTGCAGGTGGAGTGGTCTTTTCTGGGGAGAAAGTGTTTCTTTTAAAAAACGAGAAAGATGAGTGGGTACTTCCAAAGGGGGTTATCAGAAATGGCGATTATCCCGATGAAGTAGCCTTAAGGAGAGTAAAGGAAGAAGCAGGAATTGATGCTGAGATTGTTTTGGCAGCAGGCAATACAAACTATGAATTTTTCTCTGTAACACGTCAACGTCCGGTTTGCAACAAGATTACCTGGTATGTAATGAAATCCCTTAATGATAATTATGAAGTTAATAAAGAAGAGAATTTTAGTGAAGGCGGATACTTTTCCATTGATGAGGCTTTGGAGAAGATTACTTACAGCCAGGACAGAGCACTTATAAATTTGTCTTTTGCGAAATATAAAGAGCTGGCTGAGAAGTAAGTTTAAAGTATTATAATGCAGTAAGTATCAGCACTCCCGAGTTTTGGGGGTGCTGTTTTTAGATATATGATAGAATAAATTAAGAATAAGTTTACATAACTTATGATACTAATAGCTGCTTGGGAGGTTATTTTGTTACCTGTATACAAAACAATATTAAACACTGCTGAAGCGGAGTTTGAAGAAAAAAAATCCAGATTTATTGCAAATGTCCGTCCTGTAACATGTGAGGAAGAGGCATTGGAGTTTATTGAGGCAATTAGGTCAAAGTACTGGAATGCAACTCATAATGTATATGCCTATAGTATAAATAGAGGAACCTTGGTTCAGAGATACAGCGATGACGGTGAGCCTTCTGGGACAGCGGGAATGCCGACTTTAGAAGTAATAAAACGTATGGGATTGCAGGATGTTGTAGTGGTAGTAACCCGTTATTTTGGAGGAACACTGCTGGGGGCTTCGGGACTTATTCGTGCATACAGCAAGAGTGCATCTCTTGGACTTGAAGCGGCAGAAATAGTTACCCGTAAGCTGTGCTATAACCTGAATATCATAATAGAATATACTATTTTTGGACGTCTTCAGAACATGCTTATTTCAAACAATAATATAATTAAAGAGATCAGGTATGAGCAGGATGTTGAACTTTGCGTACTTATAGAAGTTGGAAATGAAGAAAAACTCATGAAGGACATTGTAGAGGTTTCAAATGGAAGAGCTATCATTGACCTTGGTGAAAAAACTTACATTACATTAGGCAGTGATGGAAGGTTGATTATTTAACAAATAACTATTATAATTTATAATGGATTTTAACTGTAAAATAAAGCTTTAGCTTTTAAAAGAATATAAATTGGTTTTATTAGGAGGTAAACATGTCAGGCCATTCAAAATGGGCGAATATTAAACGCCAAAAAGGTGCAGCAGATGCTGTCAGAGCCAAGATTTTTACTAAGCTGGGAAGAGAAATACAGATAGCTGTAAGAATGGGAGGCGCTGATCCTAATTCAAATTCAAAATTAAGGGATGTTATAGCTAAGTGTAAAGCAAATAACATGCCAAATGATAATATTCAAAGAAGTATTAAAAAAGCTTCTGGTGAAACTGATGGTTCCAACTATGAAGAAATAACATATGAAGGCTATGGTCCAGGCGGAGTTGCTGTTATATGCGAATGTACAACAGACAACAGAAACAGAACTGCTGGCGACCTGAGACATTATTTTGATAAATTTGGCGGAAACCTTGGACAAAGTGGCTGTGTTTCCTTCATGTTTAACAAAAAAGGTGTTATAGTTATTGAAAAAGATGACAAGATTGATGAAGAAACCTTGATGATGGAAGCATTGGATGCTGGGGCAGAAGATTTTGATTCAGATGATAACTGCTACGAAATTGTAACAGACCCTTCTGATTTTTCAGCTGTTCGTGAGGCACTTGAAGCAAAGGGGTATGAATTTATTGAAGCTGAGGTTTCAATGATACCAACAACTACTACAAAGCTTACAGACCCTGAACAGATTAAGTTTATGGATAAGCTGATAGAAGCTTTAGAAGACCTTGATGACGTTTCTAATGTTTACCACAGCTGGGAGCAGGAAGAATAAGATATTAAGTTATTGCCAATTTTTTCAAAATTTAAGTAATACTGAAAAAATTGGCAATTCTAATCTTTAAACCTCATTAGTTGGGTCTTGCCAAAAGTCCATTCAGGGGTTTTCAACGTATTACCGAAATTAGTTGAGTACCAAGGGCTTAGAGTCCCATTTTCAGGGTTTTTTAGAATATGAATGCTTTGTGCAGGCATGTAACTCTGTGCAGTTAAAAATATTTTTTCCCCTGTTTTTTTGTTTTCTGCCATATCAAGTACGATAACGGCGTGGCCAGGAGTAGCACCCTTTAGAAACACATCTCCTATTTGAATATTTTCTATAGATTCATATTCCATCTCTTGTGAAAGAGATAGTGTTCCTGCGTATGCAAAAACTACGTCCAGATACTTTCTGAAACTGTCATAATCATTTGAAGGCTTTGCATTTTTAACCCAGTAGGTACTATTACCCTTTACTACAATCCTGTTTCCATTCATCCATTTCTGGTAATCAGCATTAAATCCGTTTGTGAAATTAAAGTGTATTCTCTTGTAAAGTCCTTGATTGTACAAATATTCAGCCCTTAATCTGATAACTGCATCAGCACATTGCTGTAAATCTCTATTGCCTACATCAATATCAAGAACTGCAACATGAACATTTTTTTCTGTCACTTCACCGTTATAAAGCATTATTTTTGTACCATCAGGTTTTAATGGTAAATCTCTTAGGTACTGACCAAATGAGTTTTTATCTACGTTTATTCTTTCAAAGCCGTCAGGAACCCGTATTCTTTCTTGCACTGTTTGGCCGCTGGCATTAATAATATTCTCGGGCATTTGGATTATATGTGAAGGTGTGGCAAATGCTTGTGCTGATTCTGCCACAGTGCTTTTAGTAATTTGCGCAGTATTCGAATTTGAACATGCTGTAAGTAAGAGAAGAAATATTGGAATTAATATTTTTTTCATTGATTACCCTCCTTAGAGTTATTTTACCAAATTTTCAAATTAGTAAATATGTTAGATTGTATTTTTAGAAAAAAAGTCGGACAGAAAAAATACCCGTATGATATTATGTTCTCATCTTAAGATATTGAAGGGGTGCTTCTTTATTGAACTATTATGAAAGAATTCAGAAATCTATTGATTACATTGAAGAAAACCTTGAAAACAAGATTATCTTGGACTTTGCAGCACAAAAAGCATATATGTCTATGTCAAACTTTTATAGAATGTTTTTTGCACTAACCGGCTATACAGTGAAGGAATATATCAGGTTTCGCAGGATTAGCCTGGCGGCTTTTGAACTACGAAGGAACAATACTTGTTTAATTGATATTGCAATAAAGTTTGATTTTGAAAGCGGAGATAGCATACAAAATTGCGGACGTCCAATGGTTTTAAGTTTGTCGCCGGGGCCTGCTCTTATAAATAAGGCATGGCATTATGAAAAATATGCAAACATGTGGAGAATTACAGATGATTTCTGGGATAGCTGGCCGTTGTTAAAGAATATGTTTGAAAGATGTGAAATTTGGCAAAATCATGTTTCAGAAGGCTGCTACCCTGATTGTGACATGCTTCCTTTGGGGTATGTCGGTAAAGGCTTTGGGGAAGAACGATTAACAAATTTCACCAGGGAAGAGCAAATTACTATGATGACTCTTTGGTGTATCTTTCGCTCACCTCTTATGGTTGGGGCAGAACTAACCAAGCTGGATAAGTGGACATTGGAACTTATAACTAATAGAAAAGTATTACGTCTTTTGACCCATTCAACAGGTGCAAAACAGATTTCAAGGGATGATAAGCATGCGATATGGTTTTCAAGAGATACGGAAAAAGAGGTTTGCTATCTTGCTCTATTTAACCTCAGCGATGAAGTGGCGGGTTTAGCAATAACTCCAGGAGAACTAGGATTTGAATGTTTTAAAGAGTATGTTTTTGAAGAGTTGTGGTGTAAGGATAGTATAAACAATGTTGAAGAGGTGTTGGAGGTAACTATTGAGCCGCATGGGGCGAAACTGTTTGAAGTTTCCAGAAATATCCTTTATAATGATAAATAAAGGTGATACCTTGACTATTTAAGTTCAGGAGGATATAAGTGAATAAAGATAGGCCTATTATAATAACGATAATTGCAGATTTAATTATTTTGTGGTCGATGTTTGCAATAGGAGCAACTATTTTTCCAGGGTATTTTAAAAAGCTGGGATTTGAAATAAATCCCTTGCCTATTTATTCGAACAGTGTTACCATTATACTGCTTTCGTTAGTACGTATAACTGCCGCAGCCGGATTATTGCTTCTTAAAAAGTGGGGCTATAGGCTGATGATTATTTATACTATTTTCTTTATGGTAGTAGATGTTGTTTTGTGTTTACAAAAAGGAAAAGTACCTCTTACTTCGGGTATGATTATTTCGTTTTTAATGATTTCTAATATCATACACTACAAAGAGCGTTTTGATTAAAGCGTGGAAGGGACTAAGAATAAACATGACCTATGACAAGGGACGAGAATTTATTTATAGAAATGCAAGACCCCTTGATTTAGCAAGATGGCAGTACCATTTTGAAAATAGCAGTAAAGATTCTGTTTTAAATGCTCTTTCTTATTATCAGAATGAAGACGGAGGTTTTGGTCATGCTCTTGAAGCAGACGCATGGAACCCAAACTCAGCCCCTATACAAACCTGGGCAGCTACTGAAATCCTCCGTGAAATAGATTTTACTGACAGATCTCACCCAATAATTAAAGGAATACTTTGCTATCTTGAAACAGGAGAAAGCTTTGAGGGTAAGTTCTGGTTAAATACTATAAAAAGTAACAATGACTTTCCTCATGCTCCTTGGTGGCATACAGAAAGTGACAGTATAAGTCACAATAACTATAATCCCACGGCTTGCCTTGCAGGATTCATAATTCGATTTGCTGATAAAGACAGCGAGTTGTATAAATTAGGCTGTCATATTGCAAATGAAGCATTTGCTTATCTAATGTCAGATGAAAGCACAAATGATATGCATACAATCCTTTGTTATATTCGCCTTATGGAATATATTGAAGAATCAAAAGCAACTGACATTATAAATTTAGCTACACTAAAAAGCAAACTGATAGAGAAGGTAAAAAACTGTATAACTCAAGATACCGATAAATGGGCAACTTCGTATATTTGCAAACCGTCTCAATTTTTTAATTCCAGAAATAGTATTTTCTATAATGACAACAAAGAAATTGCAGAGTATGAGTGTGAATACATAGAAAAAGCTCAACTTGCTGATGGTTCTTGGAACATTCCTTGGGATTGGTGTGAATATCCAAATGAATGGGCAATCAGTAAAAACTGGTGGAAATCAAATGTAATTATTCAGAATATGTTGTACCTTCGTAACTTTGGGAAGTTGTAGTTAAATATTCTATCATTGATAATGAGTTTTTAACAGCCACAAGCTCGAATCCCTTTTTAGAAATTAGTTAGACATATTATTTCCATATTGATATCAAATATTCAAATTAATGTTATAATATTAATGAATTAAATTTAAAGGAGGAATAGTATGTTTATGTCAAAACGTTTGGTATTGGTTACTATTTTAGCATTAGTGTTCACAATGGCTTTTTCTTGTATGGTGTTTGCCGTTGACATGAATGCGGGTTCTCAAACTAAGAATGCAGGGGATTCAGCTGTTTTACCTGTTTATTGGTATCATCAGGTATTTTCAGATAAACCCCTCTACCTGCAGGATGGAAATACCGGTAAATGGTATGACAATGTTAAAGGTACCGTTGAAATCAGATGGTCAAATTACTTTTCCACGGCTAAGACATTGATTACCGATTTACAGGTTCCTGATGGTACATACCAATTTACCCTAGCTACACTTGCTAGCTGTTCCCCAGATTCTATAGAGGGTGCATTTAATATTGCTAAAAATGGGAAAATTGTAGCATCAAACATCAAGGGCAAGCTTTATGGTCTAAGTTTGCCAGAGGGCAACTATTTTAAATTTTATTCCGATGATACGAAGTGGCATTTCAGTGCATATATTACCAAAAGAATTGATGGAACAATCAAATAGATTTTAGTATCAGTAAAATTATTACAACAAATGAAATAGTCTTTTAAATTAATTCAACTCTTTTTTGCAAAAGAATCAAAATTAGTAATAAAAAAGTTACAACAAGGGGATTCAAGTTTATTCTTGAATCCCCTTGAATTTGGCAGTGAGTGTTTGTACACGATTTTCAGAGTTATGTTTTATTTATTGTTTAATACTATTTAGTATATCTTAGAATAAAATATTTTACTAGGGTTGCAAATAGCCATAATTATTAGTGAAAATGTGATAATTATTAAAAAATATAACTTTCTCATTCTATTATTTTCCTCTCGATGCCATTAATGATTGTAACATTTGGGAAATATGTAACGAGTACACTATTTATGACAAATTATTGCTTTTTTATAACAATTATATTATAATGCAATTTATTCATTTTGGTATAAGGGAGATGATAAAAAATGAAGAAATTTTTTATATTTTTGCTTTTGCTGACGCTTTTAACAACATCACTATTCGGTATGAGGAGCGTTTATGCGGATACAGTTTATGAGCGTCAGGAAAAGGTTCTTGTAGTATTGGTGCAGTTTACTGAGCCTCAATTGCCTCGGACAGGATGTGATGCCTCATATGATGGCACTGCTAAAGGTAATGATGAGTATTATAGTGAACTTTTTTTTGGCACGGGAATAGACTCACAGACTGGATTTCCTAAGATGACTGTGAGAAATTATTTTAGGGAAGTATCGTGTGGAAAATTGGATTTGCAGCCTGCTCAAGAAAACTATGGTGATAACGATGGGGTAGTAAGAGTAACTCTTGATTATCCATATCCAGATGCAGAACAATTTACTAATGGTTCTCGTATGATAGATGAGGTAGGTACCGAGGCAAAAGATGCATTAATGGACGCATTAAGCGAACTTTATAACTTTGTAGATTTTTCTGCATTTGATGAAAATAATGATGGACGTATAGATAAGAATGAATTACATATTGTAACATTGATAGCAAGTGGTAGAGATACTCCTTTTTTGCGCGCATGTTATATTCGAACAGTAAATATAGCTAATACCAATATAAGATTGTTTTCTGGGGTTTCTGTATGTAATTCTGAAAGTAGTTTATATACTATAAGTCACGAATTGGCTCACAGCATGGGAGCTCTAGATTTATATAATCGAACAAATGCCGAAAATATAAATAAAGATAGTATTATGCACCAAACAACAGGCTACTTGGATCCGTGGCATAGAATGAAATTAGGGTTTGTTAATCCTCAAGTAGTGAATGCATCAGGTAGTTACACTGTTAATTCTACAGACCCCAACAACCCTGGGAGTTATAATGTTCTAAAAATCCCTGTTTCATCCAGTAATGCA contains:
- a CDS encoding NUDIX hydrolase, yielding MLVRNCAGGVVFSGEKVFLLKNEKDEWVLPKGVIRNGDYPDEVALRRVKEEAGIDAEIVLAAGNTNYEFFSVTRQRPVCNKITWYVMKSLNDNYEVNKEENFSEGGYFSIDEALEKITYSQDRALINLSFAKYKELAEK
- a CDS encoding DUF4846 domain-containing protein encodes the protein MKKILIPIFLLLLTACSNSNTAQITKSTVAESAQAFATPSHIIQMPENIINASGQTVQERIRVPDGFERINVDKNSFGQYLRDLPLKPDGTKIMLYNGEVTEKNVHVAVLDIDVGNRDLQQCADAVIRLRAEYLYNQGLYKRIHFNFTNGFNADYQKWMNGNRIVVKGNSTYWVKNAKPSNDYDSFRKYLDVVFAYAGTLSLSQEMEYESIENIQIGDVFLKGATPGHAVIVLDMAENKKTGEKIFLTAQSYMPAQSIHILKNPENGTLSPWYSTNFGNTLKTPEWTFGKTQLMRFKD
- a CDS encoding YebC/PmpR family DNA-binding transcriptional regulator — its product is MSGHSKWANIKRQKGAADAVRAKIFTKLGREIQIAVRMGGADPNSNSKLRDVIAKCKANNMPNDNIQRSIKKASGETDGSNYEEITYEGYGPGGVAVICECTTDNRNRTAGDLRHYFDKFGGNLGQSGCVSFMFNKKGVIVIEKDDKIDEETLMMEALDAGAEDFDSDDNCYEIVTDPSDFSAVREALEAKGYEFIEAEVSMIPTTTTKLTDPEQIKFMDKLIEALEDLDDVSNVYHSWEQEE
- a CDS encoding YigZ family protein, with the translated sequence MLPVYKTILNTAEAEFEEKKSRFIANVRPVTCEEEALEFIEAIRSKYWNATHNVYAYSINRGTLVQRYSDDGEPSGTAGMPTLEVIKRMGLQDVVVVVTRYFGGTLLGASGLIRAYSKSASLGLEAAEIVTRKLCYNLNIIIEYTIFGRLQNMLISNNNIIKEIRYEQDVELCVLIEVGNEEKLMKDIVEVSNGRAIIDLGEKTYITLGSDGRLII
- the hflX gene encoding GTPase HflX, whose protein sequence is MKVNGNIQSIKDSVLQELDNLYDKKYGSRDLVPEELAVTIARISAEINREISVLINRRGVVADISIGDSGTVTLPQVDGRRGTARLSAIRCIHTHPSGGGILSQVDVSTLQKLRLDTMIAIGIVDGQPSEIYTGCLNHEEGVDIYGPFNIGDTRLNYIYRIIEELDASAKNEIHENEEKSETAILVGLETSHSRLENIDLKDAQESLEELEELAKTAGAVVIDKVLQKRQTEDSAYYIGKGKIEELSLICQARDVQLLIFDDELSGAQIRNIEEITKVRVVDRTALILDIFAQRAVSKEGKLQVELAQLKYKLPRLMGMGTQLSRLGGGIGTRGPGEKKLEVDRRHIRRRITGLEQELKQLEKRRQFLRSNRSNNNTPVIAIVGYTNAGKSTLMNRMCGSSVLAEDKLFATLDPSARQLTLSDGREAVLIDTVGFIRKLPHDLIEAFKSTLEEAVHADMLLHVVDASNENVSMQISVVEKLLEELGASTKNTILVLNKQDLVKDGRRISTVGYSAVCEISAATGYGIEQLLEKITEGFMHQLKEVNLLVPYNDGWVMPYIYQNGQIINQEYEEGGIKVKALVKIEKVGRLADFIVV